The proteins below come from a single Eptesicus fuscus isolate TK198812 chromosome 5, DD_ASM_mEF_20220401, whole genome shotgun sequence genomic window:
- the GPX2 gene encoding glutathione peroxidase 2, which translates to MAFIAKSFYDLSAISLDGEKIDFNTFRGRAVLIENVASLUGTTTRDFTQLNELQCRFPRRLVVLGFPCNQFGHQENCQNEEILNSLKYVRPGGGFQPTFTLAQKCEVNGQNEHPVFAYLKDKLPYPYDDPFSLMTDPKFIIWSPVRRSDVAWNFEKFLIGPEGEPFRRYSRTFPTVNIEPDIKRLLKVAI; encoded by the exons ATGGCTTTCATTGCCAAGTCGTTCTACGACCTCAGTGCTATCAGCCTGGATGGGGAGAAGATAGATTTCAATACATTCCGAGGCAGGGCAGTGCTGATTGAGAACGTAGCATCGCTCTGAGGCACAACCACTCGGGACTTCACCCAGCTCAACGAGCTGCAATGCCGCTTTCCCAGGCGCCTGGTGGTTCTTGGCTTCCCTTGCAATCAATTTGGACATCAG GAGAACTGTCAGAATGAGGAGATCCTGAACAGTCTCAAGTATGTCCGCCCTGGGGGTGGATTCCAGCCCACCTTCACCCTTGCCCAGAAGTGTGAGGTGAATGGTCAGAATGAGCACCCTGTCTTCGCCTACCTGAAGGACAAGCTCCCCTACCCCTATGATGACCCATTTTCTCTCATGACGGATCCCAAGTTCATCATTTGGAGCCCAGTGCGCCGCTCAGATGTGGCCTGGAACTTTGAGAAGTTCCTTATCGGGCCAGAGGGGGAGCCCTTCCGACGCTACAGCCGTACCTTCCCCACCGTCAACATTGAGCCCGACATCAAGCGCCTCCTCAAAGTTGCCATATAG